The region CGAGTGACCACATCGACAAAGCCATTGTCTGCTTGCAACTGACAATTTCCACAGCTTTAGGCTTCCCGATGTTGCATAACAACTGCTGACATCAAAGCCTGGTTTTCGGCATCTTTTTAAGTGTTATCGCTGGTTTGCCAAGCTCCCGTAGGGCCTGCACAGCCTCGTGGCGTTGACCCTCGCTGTTTGTCTTGGGTGCCGTCCGTTCGGATCATGGCGTCAGTCCCGGCCCCGCAACCTCCGCAACGGCGGGCCATGCCGTCTGAAATGTTTCTTCCCTTTGGAAGCATGAGGAGAAGGATTACTAACCGTACGGCCCGGCAGTTGTTGATACGAACAGACGCCCGGCGGATTCCAACAAGAGCGGCACCTTTTTGATCAGCCTCAAAGCATCTACCGAGTGTGATTCGAGATCCCTTGCGGACCTGTAGTTCTCCACTAGACAAGCCTCCTCCGGCGGTGGCTTGACTGCTTGGTTGTGTAACATTTGTTTCAACCTCGCGATCCCCTGCCCCCAGACGCCCGGAACAAATATGGAGTTTATTCCCAGAATACCTTGACCAGTCCAGACTCGGTATATGCCCCCAAGGTTTGTTCAGCCATCGTGCTTCGAAACCGAGAGGTGCGAGTGGAATAGGTCTGGGGTGCAGCAGTCATAGGCCAGCATGTATGCCCGCATGTATTACGAATGTCCCAATTCCGAGCGACGGGCAGGTGATTTATGCTTCTCTGTAGTTGGCATTTGTTCATCCCCGCTGTTTCATGCGACTGATCTTGATCGTGCCACATGGTCGTGATGAAAGCGGCCCTGACAAGCGAAGGATTCAAGGTTATCACACACTCATACCAGCCACATCATACCTAGGCTACAATATACAATGCGCTGGCATCTCGCGGTTTGTTGTGGCTTTACTTACTGCTATCTTCCTGCCTAATCTGCCTGTGTCTCGGGTTTTTGATATTCGCAAACATCATTTTGCATCCCTGAGTTAGTTGCAACCATGTCAAAGTAGACGATAGAAAAGTCAGACGGTAGGGACCTCGACATATCATCCTCTCATAACTCTTCTTCTTAGCACATGGTCGGTTAATTATAGAAGACTCGAAATTCATGGAACAAAAACAGGTGATGGAGGACTGACTCCTAGAATCAAATAAAcccgagagagagaaagaagttAAGAGAAACAGCTAGAGTAGACCACTACATGTAAAGTAAACAACAGACAAATAAAATCGCAAAAAGCTCACCGGCCATTGACCGGTTACGAAAACCTAGAGGTTTTAACGAAGAATCGAACGGGGGGCGTCTTGGGGCTCTCGGTGAGCCGCGGCGGAGGGTAGCCCCAATAACCTTACCACTTGACCGCGAGAGCTTTGTGATGAGGGTACTGGGCCTGGTTAAAATCTACTAGGTCGAACTAATAAATAAAGCTTCTACCGGCTGGTGCCTAGCACTGAGGACCTTGATGGTTGGCAAAAGTCATACACAACCCAACAGGAGAGAGCGAGTGAGCCATCAACGGATCTCGCGACTTCTGTTCGGATGTCTGCCGGCACTGTCAATCTCCTTCGCTTTCACAAACACTTTTTGTCTTCCCTATCGTCTGCTCCTACATATCCTCTCTGCTCCTCGCTGATGACGGTCAAGATTATGTCTTTATCGATAGACAATTACTCTCCTACTCTTCTTTCTTAAATCCCACGTACACTCTCATCCGATGTTGAAATCTCACCGCGAAATCACCGCTCCCATATTGCCGTGGACCATGGAATAATAACTCGGTCTTATCAACATCCATGCTTCTTAGACCAAGCTGATATGACGCGGTCTGCCTTTTTACAAGAAAAGTTTTTCCATGGCACGAGGTTGACTGAATCCTCCCTTTAGATACCCACTCGACCGGAACAGATGGCATCTCGTCCCGTTCATGCTGAACATCGATAACGGGTCAACACCAAGAGCAGGGCTGGTTGAACGGACATAGCGGTAATACCCTCTCTTCTAATACACCTTCCGATTAtaggccaagaagaagccgcACAAAGACGTTCCGTCCGGCTGGGTCTTGTTTCATGTTATTCGCGCGCATCGTCCAGCATTCCCGTCTCCGATCGATTACCCGGCCGCATCACCGGGATTTGCATTTTTGCCTATATTAATCCTCTAATCAGAGCCTCAATGCTTGGACTTCTTGTCCCGCAAGCTTGTAGTGCTTGTCCGAGATAGGGTGTCATCCAGACCCGCTGATCAGGGATCGACGTCAATGCTTCCCGGTTGATAAACCTGCCCAAATAGGAGGCTTTTCGAGTCCCTGAGATCCGGGAGATCATCCCGCATGAGGGGGAAAACGATTTGGTTGGAATGGAGGCAATGGTTCGTGGGGTCGTGATAAGCGAGCCCGAGGCTTACGACGCGGGATGGTATTGCTAGCCGCTGGAGAATTGATCAACACCTATTGTGTTGGGGTCGTTGCTCCATCTCTTGGTCAGTTGGCATGATAATGCTTGTAAGCGACGACGGCAAGAGATCACAAGTGAATATCCTGCCACCTCGAGGCATTTTGTCTTCCTCCGTGACAAACTTGGCAACTCAACCGGGCACAATAATGAGTTCAACATGTCGAACGACGAGAGGTATAAGATGATGGATCTGTCAGTGAAAGAGAGAAGATTGGAAAGAGGCACCGCACTCATCTCCCGTCGTCCACCCTCATAGCCACCATGTACCGCTCAGCAGCTTTCCTCACCTTTGCCAGCCTCGTGCTTGGACAACAAGTTGGCACCTACACAGCTGAGCGCCATCCTTCTATGCCTATCCAAGTGTGCACTGCACCGGGCCAATGTACAAGGGAGAGCACGGAGGTGGTCCTTGACGTAAGTTATCATCAAAGCCATAGGTTCCAAGATTGACATCTAACTCACCCCAACCAGGCCAACTGGCGCTGGACACACATCACAAACGGCTACACCAACTGCTACACTGGCAACGAGTGGAACGCAACCGCCTGCCCAGACGGAGCCACCTGCGCGAAGAACTGCGCCGTCGACGGCGCCGACTACAGCGGCACCTACGGCATCACCACACCTTCGTCCGGAGCCCTGAGGCTCCAGTTTGTCAAGAAAAACGACAACGGCCAGAATGTCGGCTCCAGAGTCTACCTCATGGCCAGCTCGGACAAGTACAAGCtgttcaacctcctcaacaaggAATTCACCTTTGACGTGGACGTCTCCAAGCTCCCGTGTGGATTGAACGGCGCCGTGTACTTTAGCGAGATgctcgaggatggtgggCTCAAGTCTTTCAGCGGGAACAAGGCCGGTGCCAAGTATGGCACTGGGTATTGCGACTCTCAATGTCCACAGGATATCAAGTTTATCAATGGCGAGGTacaccacccttccccctctcccccaaccttttcccccttccctctaCTCATAAAATactaacctccccctcccctcccaacagGCAAACGTCGAAGGCTGGGGCGGAGCCGACGGCAACTCAGGCACAGGCAAATACGGCATCTGCTGCGCGGAAATGGACATCTGGGAAGCAAACTCGGACGCGACAGCCTACACCCCGCACGTCTGCTCCGTCAACGAACAGACCCGCTGCGAGGGCGTCGACTGCGGCGCCGGCAGCGACAGGTACAACTCCATCTGCGACAAGGACGGCTGCGACTTCAACTCGTACCGCCTCGGCAACAGGGAGTTTTACGGCCCTGGCAAGACGGTCGACACGACCAGGCCCTTCACCATCGTCACCCAGTTTGTCACCGACGACGGGACCGACAGTGGCAACTTGAAGAGTATCCATCGGTATTACGTCCAGGATGGGAATGTGATTCCTAATTCTGTCACCGAGGTTGCGGGGGTGGACCAGACGAATTTTATCAGTGAGGGTTTCTGCGAGCAGCAGAAGAGTGCGTTTGGggataataattattttgGGCAgctgggggggatgagggctATGGGGGAGAgcttgaagaagatggtgttgGTTTTGAGTATTTGGGATGATCAGTATGtttcacccccctttttccaaACCCGAGAGAGATGAAGCTAATGATGAGAAACAGTGCTGTGAACATGAACTGGCTCGACAGCATCTTCCCCAACGATGCTGACCCGGAGCAGCCAGGTGTTGCTCGCGGGAGATGCGATCCTGCTGATGGAGTGCCGGCGACGATTGAGGCTGCTCATCCGGATGCGTATGTTATTTACTCCAACATCAAATTTGGGGCTATCAACTCGACTTTCACTGCCAATTAGATGGGCATGGTAGACTGGGCGTGTTGGGGTAGGGTTGAACCTTGCTAGAAAAAGGTGCCTGGGTTGTGGTAGATGGTAGTGATACCGTATATATGGGGGTTTTACATACGGCTACAGCTTACATAGATTGCATTTTCTTGTCCCCTTCACAAAATTGATCACATTTTTTCTATTCTCTTATCGACACTGTCTAGTGCTTATGGACCGGCCTTCCTCCCATCTCGAGAGAAACCATCTTGCATGTGACAGTGCTGGCCTCGATGGGCATTCCTTTGATCTCCAGCCAGCCCAACTTTCTTGTATAGACAGGGCCCAATGTTGACATTTTGGCTGCCTTATCGCTTCCACCCAAGTCGTTAGTCGCATATATAAATGTCAAGAATGTCTACCAACTTCAAGTCCAGCTCACTAGCAGTGGACATCTCCAAGGCGAACAAACCTGGGAGCAATAATGATCCACTGCCGTGCCCAAACAGACTGCAGTGGTGTTTGTTTGCTCTGGGTTACAACGCGCGACATACCCCGCATGGATACCACGATACCCAATCCTCCAGCAAAACGCATCCAAGACTATCAGCAAGAGGCAAAAATGCACAAGTGATCGACATCGCAATGCGGCATAATAGGTCAGTTGAGCAAAAGTCCAGTCGTCGACAAGCAACTCGCCAAAAGAAGAGGCAACCCAACTTTTTGTCTTCAGCGACACACTGTGCGACACGTGTGAAATCGAAAAGGGTCCCGTCCTTCCCACCCTTTCAGCGGCAGACGGGAGATCCTATCGACGATGGGGTATCCAAGTCAAAAAGTAGCGGCAGGCCGCGTATGTACCGACTCAGTACACTCAATATTGTATCCATACACAATACAAGCGGTGAAGAAAATGTTTCCTTCTAGTTTGATAGGGTATAGCAATCGGAAGCTGGGAATGCAAGACATACCTATACTCTGTAACTTCTGATGGTGACTGATGACACGAATCGGGCATCATTATTCGAGAATCCAGCAGCAGGACAAAATGAAAATGCTGCCCTGTGAAACCCAACGACGCCTCTCGTTACCTTCCCGTTCCAAAAAATACGGCCGGGTATTCCTGGCTGACTGATccgggttggtgttggtgactgGTCGTGACCTGCAGGTTGAGTCTGTATCTTGTCCAATCATTGGCCGTGGCGGTCGACGTCACGGTCCCAGTGTCAGCTGAAGTCGTCgcgaaagaaaaaagaggagggtggtccgtggggaaaaaaagctagGGAAGGGTCAGCCGCGAGCGCTTGTTTAATTCTGTCCCCACAAGGCCAAGGGCCAAGCGCTGACAACCTCTCTCGGTTTGCTCCACTTTCTTGGTGAGGGGAGCTTTCAGACCCCGGCCCCAGAGCAGACGAGTTCAGGGTTCGGGCAGTTCCAGAGCTGGGTTAGCTGCGACCCCCAGCCTcttgattgattgattgatggTTCGGATGGAACAATCCATCTCAGAtccccaaacaacaacacacacctGAACCTCCATCTTCCATCCTATCCTTTCCACAGTCTTTCGTTCCTTACTCTTGATCTTTGAAACCCAGTTGTCGCGATACTCGCTGGGTGTTGACGAAACTAATACCAAGGCGCAAATCTGATTTTTTGAAATCAAGTACCCCTTATCGCGTGAAATAaacacaacaaaaacaacccacTTCAATGAATGGAACGTGAAGGAAGTTTGGACGACAGGTTGTTTCTTGCGCTTTCGCCAAAATGATGCGAGAGCCAACGGCCCGTCGCCGGAGCCCAGAGAGTTCCCGGCGGCGACGCGCCGAGCGTCGGCATTCCAGAGAACAGctcgctgctgccgccgctgtcGCCGCCGGCGTCGTCGCTGCCCAGCCCGCCCCCCTACTACCTCAACAACTACCACCCGGACCCGAAGTAGGCGACCGCGCAATAATCCCGCCCGTGTCATCATCCCAAACCCACACTCCTACGCAGCACATGACGGCGCTATCTTCGTCCCAGACACAGACTCCCACGCAGCGCCAATATCACCGATCTAGGGCCGATTCCAccacatccgcctcctcgtcGACCTCTTCGTCACTGGTGAATGTCTCCCGTCGAAGCCGATTTGGCATCCGTAACTTCTTTGCCCTGTCATCCGTGAAGAAGGTCAAAAAGCGGCGCTCTTTCAAGAGGAAGAACTATTCGACGTCTTCAGTTGACAGCGATCTTGCCTACGGCAACGGATATGTGTCGCGGTCGTCCATCGAAAGTACCCATCGCCCATCGCCTTCACAGCACCAACAGATCCCGCAATATCCACAGCACCGCCAGCCATATACCCCGGGGGCTTTCTCCCTTGTAAGCGGCGCATATCCAGCACCTCCAGGACCCTACTCCCCTCATCACTATAGCCAACATGGACACCACTCTGGCCAAGgttaccctcctcctctcccgcatCAATATGGCCAGCCCCATCCGCAACAAGGTCCCAATGTTGGTCCGGACGGTCCTCCGGCCCTCAAGCGTGTCCAAACCGACGAGGAGATCATCGCCATTGGGAGGAAACTGTCCGACCTCGCCCGTGCTGAGAACCTCCGCGACCTCGAACGCCAGGGTAAATCTCGTCCTTCCCGTATGGTGGCCACCGCGACAGCTGTCTCTGCTTTCCACCGTAAAAACTCTGGCGGGACTCGCGGCATCAGCTCCTCTCGGCCAAATAAATCGCAGTCTTCCTCTAGTGATGAAGAATGGGAATCCGCCTCCGACTCCGACTCCGACTCTGATTCTCCCAGCTCTGATTCAGACTCTGGTCTCGCTTACGGTTCCATGCCTCGTTTTTCGGACCCTATCCTTCCTCCGCTGACAGCTCTAGCCGGGACAGCAGGCGTCATGGGCGCAGCGATTGGAGCCGGTAGCCTAGctcccaccatcatctctGAACGCCCATCCGAAGCCATCCGTCCGCCAGACCGCAAGCCAAGCGCCGTCGATCCAGCAATGTTTGGTCCCGTGAACTCTCTCCGGGGATATGTGAATACTCCTTGCGGTTTTAGGCCTGGGGAGTATGTCTCCCCGGTGCATTCTCAGTATCAGTCTCCCGCACTGGCGCACAGAGTGACGGCTGAGAACCCGATTCCATTGCCGGGAAGCGCAAGCAATGAAGCTCTGGTGCAAAGGcagagacagcagcagcatggtTTTGATCAGCCTATCACTGCGACCAATCTTGGTACTCCAGTGCAAATTCAAGCCCCGCGACCAAGAATTCCCGTCTCGCCTCAGGTGTTGGAAGAGCGAGGTCATCATAGGGAGCATGAGATTAGCACGGGCAGTCCGAAGAAGCGCAGAGAGAgggagcgagagagagataaAGAGAGTAGTATCTCAGCAGCTCTTCCGGCTGTCGTGGGTGCTATTGGGGCtgcggttgttgctggtgcgGTGTTGAATAATAATAAGGACGAGGGGAGGAGGCCCGACGAGAAACGTGATGAGAGGCCACTACGTGATGATGATTATGATCGGGAGAGACGCCGCCgttatgatgatgatgccagGCGGAACACCATTGATATTAATGATAAGAGGGATGAGAGATATAATAGGTAAGTTTCTTCTGAAGTTGTTTTGTGTCGTCTGTGTGTTTTACGACTTCAGATGAAATAAGGTTGGGCAGAGTGAGTGGTGGCTGACATGTGCTCAGACGCGACTACGACCGTCCACCCACGTCAGATGCCACTAGATCGGATGAACGGTATCGTGAGCGTGAGCGTGAGCGTGACCGCCATTACGATACGCCGACTGGTCGCGACCGGGATGATGATCGCTATTCTCGACGGGAGTCCCAGAACAAAGGTGGTATTTCCGAGGTCATCACTCCCGCTGTTATCGGTGCCGTGGCTGGTGCCGTGCTCGCAGCCGGTGCTCGTAGGGATAGCAAGACTTCGCCTGTTCACCGAACCTCGCCCAGCCTGGAGCGTGACGATGGATACAAGGAGCGTATGCGGCTCGAGCAGGAAGTCAAGCGGCATCGCGAGGACAGTGAACGTCACGCCCGTGAGGAACAGCGCTTGCGCGATGAATACGAGGTCCGCATGAAGGAGATCCgcgagaaggccgaggaggaggagcgccgggctagggaggagaagaagaagcaagacTGGATCGAGCAGCAGGAGAGGATCGTCCGGGAGCAACGCAAGATTATCTACCAGCAGGAGCGTGTGGCTAATGACGAGCGCGAAAAGGCTGAGCGCGACCGGAGATCCAGAGATGCCAACCAGAagagggagcgggaggagaagcGGGCTTTGGAAGCAAGTGGCGGACGTGAGCCAAGTCGTGATAAGGAGCGATCGCGAGATCGGAGAAAGGACGTGATTGTTGTCGTTGAGGGACGTCCTGATGTTGCTGACTCGGTTCCTGCCCCTGCTCCTGCCCCTGCTCGCTCTGAGGTCAGCAAAGGGAAGGAGCACGAGGttgctcctccaccttcgGCACCTGCCCTCGATGAGAAAAAGCCACCTGGGGCCGACTCCCTGGCTCCtgctgtcaagaagaagtcCAAGGAGGAAAGGAGGCAAGCAAGGGAAGAGCTTCGCAAGTTGCTTGCTGAAACTCAGAAACAGatcgaggctgagaaggagcgAGCCAGGCGGTTGGCTGAGCTGGAGGCTATTCAGGGCGCCCCTTCTGCCATTACCGTCGAGCCACCTGCCGAATTATCTCGTGGGGAGCCGtcaggcagcagcagcagccgtgcTCCTGCCGTTGTTGACCCTTTCCAGTTCCAAGTCCCGACCGACGCCTTCCCAACTCCTTCCCATACCCCTCCCACTGATCGACCGTTGACTCCTGCCATTCTCACTGTCGAGCCAGACTGGGATCGCTTGGAGCCCGAGCCAGAAGGGGAGGTGCGGGAGCGTCTCAGCCGCCGTGAGTCGTATGAACTTGAGATTGCCCGAGCTCAGAAGATCGTTGAGGAAACCAACAAGTCAACTATCCCCGCCGATCCTGCCACCATCGCTGCTGCCATTGCCGTCGTCGAGTCTTCCGAGAATGATAGAGAGCGCTCCCGCTCTCGTGCGCCCTCCAGAGGCCGTGATCGTGAGCCTGTCCGGGATCCTGTCCAGGAGGAAGCCAATCGAGTCTATCGCGAACGCAAGATCGCTGAGAGAATCGCAGGAGAGGAGTCCCGTTCTCGCAGCGTTTCGCCTTCGCCTTCCATCATGGACAAGTACGAGGATAACGGCGAAGATCCCGTGGTCCGTATCGTCACTCCCCCTGAGATGAAGCGTGCTCCAAAGAAGTCAGTGTTTGACGGCCCCAACGCTGATGTGAGGATTGACAATGTTATTATGCCTCATGACTTGGTCAAGTACCAGGCTCCTCCCGCGATTCCTGGTGTCAACCCGGCCATGATGATGCCCATCTTCAAGTCTAGGGATCCGTCGTGTGAGAGGGAGAGACCGATGCTCATTTTGGTGTTGCCTACTCCTGCAGTATCGCCTAACCCGGAAAAGATGATGCGGTCTGTGAGCTCATCTTCCCAGGCGGCGACTGTAGTTGATGCCGAACCGCCCAAGGAAAAGGACGAGCCTGCCACCCCTCCTCGGAGCCCCAAGAAGGAAACAAAAATCATCATGACTCGTCGCGGTGAGGCTGTGGAGGTACCCGATGATTATGACACTGGTCGCGTGAGAGAGTCCCCCGAGAGCAGAGACGCGTCTCAGGAGAGGAAACCACTGAAGTTCAAGTTCGCGTCTCCGGGCAAGAAGACCAATGCTTGGTCGTCTACGCTGGCGGCTGCTATTGCTGGTGCCACTGCTCTTGCTGCGAAGAGGAAAGAGGAAGCCAAGGCCGCGGAGGCTGCCGCGGAGGCTTCTGGTTCCAGGGCGA is a window of Podospora pseudopauciseta strain CBS 411.78 chromosome 1, whole genome shotgun sequence DNA encoding:
- the CBH1_2 gene encoding Exoglucanase 1 (EggNog:ENOG503NVUF; CAZy:GH7; COG:G) translates to MYRSAAFLTFASLVLGQQVGTYTAERHPSMPIQVCTAPGQCTRESTEVVLDANWRWTHITNGYTNCYTGNEWNATACPDGATCAKNCAVDGADYSGTYGITTPSSGALRLQFVKKNDNGQNVGSRVYLMASSDKYKLFNLLNKEFTFDVDVSKLPCGLNGAVYFSEMLEDGGLKSFSGNKAGAKYGTGYCDSQCPQDIKFINGEANVEGWGGADGNSGTGKYGICCAEMDIWEANSDATAYTPHVCSVNEQTRCEGVDCGAGSDRYNSICDKDGCDFNSYRLGNREFYGPGKTVDTTRPFTIVTQFVTDDGTDSGNLKSIHRYYVQDGNVIPNSVTEVAGVDQTNFISEGFCEQQKSAFGDNNYFGQLGGMRAMGESLKKMVLVLSIWDDHAVNMNWLDSIFPNDADPEQPGVARGRCDPADGVPATIEAAHPDAYVIYSNIKFGAINSTFTAN